The Henckelia pumila isolate YLH828 chromosome 2, ASM3356847v2, whole genome shotgun sequence genome includes a window with the following:
- the LOC140877797 gene encoding uncharacterized protein — protein MAGRKDGSLQSISVQLDGKSYSYWGYVMKNFLRKKSMRGYVTGVCVCVKPTDTKAANYAKLLDTWEADNAKIMTWINNFVTHSIGAHLAKYETDKEVWDHLEKLYTQSNFSKQYQLEADIHALRQNDMELWENLALTKSSALRAFPTYITHRDEQHQVQFLMALHDDFEVLRGTILHRSPLSSVYSVVHEFLIEEICFKSQADKGTIAPSTQSVFAAPQRPPPHNQNIGQV, from the exons ATGGCTGGTCGTAAAGATGGTTCGCTTCAATCGATTAGTGTCCAATTGGATGGAAAAAGTTATTCGTATTGGGGCTATGTTATGAAGAATTTCTTGCGGAAAAAATCTATGAGGGGTTATGTTAcaggtgtgtgtgtgtgtgttaaaCCTACGGACACAAAAGCTGCTAATTATGCGAAGTTGTTGGATACTTGGGAGGCCGATAATGCGAAGATTATGACGTGGATCAATAATTTTGTTACCCACTCCATTGGTGCTCATCTGGCCAAGTATGAGACTGACAAAGAGGTTTGGGATCATCTGGAAAAATTGTACACACAGTCTAACTTTTCCAAACAATATCAATTGGAGGCTGATATTCATGCACTTCGGCAGAATGATATGG AACTATGGGAAAATTTGGCACTCACAAAATCCTCAGCATTGCGAGCATTCCCAACTTACATTACTCATAGAGACGAACAACATCAGGTACAATTCTTGATGGCTCTTCACGATGATTTTGAAGTATTGCGTGGGACAATCCTGCATCGTAGTCCTCTTTCTTCAGTTTATTCAGTGGTACATGAATTTCTCATTGAGGAGATTTGCTTTAAGTCTCAAGCTGATAAGGGAACTATTGCACCGTCTACGCAATCTGTTTTTGCAGCACCACAGCGGCCTCCGCCTCATAACCAAAATATCGGTCAAGTTTGA